A region of the Methylomagnum ishizawai genome:
ACCACCATCATCATCATCACCACCACCACGGCTGGGGCCGGGCCTACTACCCGCCACCGCCGGCTTACTATCCGCCGCCCCCGGTGGTCGTCGAACGCTATTACGCGCCCCCGCCACCCCGCGTCATCTACCGGGAAGTGCCGGTCTACCGCCAGCCCATGGCCTATCCGCGCCATCATGGGCGGGTCTCCGAAACCGTGCCCATGGTCGCGGGCGGCATCCTCGGCGGCGCCATCGGCAACCAAATGGGGCGTGGCGACCCGGTGGCGACCATCGGCGGCGCGGTCCTGGGGACGGTCATCGGCCATGAGGCCGCCGAGTGAGC
Encoded here:
- a CDS encoding glycine zipper 2TM domain-containing protein, which encodes MRELIVLATLAVLATAPTAHADGEGWRWEHEPHHHHHHHHHHHGWGRAYYPPPPAYYPPPPVVVERYYAPPPPRVIYREVPVYRQPMAYPRHHGRVSETVPMVAGGILGGAIGNQMGRGDPVATIGGAVLGTVIGHEAAE